From one Culex quinquefasciatus strain JHB chromosome 3, VPISU_Cqui_1.0_pri_paternal, whole genome shotgun sequence genomic stretch:
- the LOC6036563 gene encoding T-box-containing protein TBX6L: MTELMDLRMHHHYALQTELYRQQILQRLPDPYPTMLPVPVPRPLMLAPRFPLPAEVEVKLQNRDMWSDFHRIGTEMIITKSGRRMFPSMRLSFNGLEADENYCVLIEMVPISDCRFKFSGSQWVPAGGAEPQSPQRFYQHPDSPALGSHWTSQPVNFNKVKLTNNTLDSNGHIVLTSMHKYQPRIHVIKASEREHFAWAPQSSFTFPETEFVAVTAYQNDRITKLKIDNNPFAKGFRESGQSRCKRKAGIMNGQTRSADDSAEESGGESSGSSCGPEPKRRRTESTSLDDSDLSVSDSSSSGTSSPVNVDVVGGCASPHEELLLRHPYAHQMLNPGMSAGWMDLMFPYFQQQQQQHHHHQLPRFNPLHLATNAVAAAAAVKSLEKSVESTGKKLGFSISAILGYDR; the protein is encoded by the exons ATGACGGAGCTAATGGATTTAAGAATGCATCACCACTACGCGCTCCAGACGGAGCTGTACCGGCAGCAGATACTGCAGCGTTTGCCAG ATCCGTACCCGACGATGCTACCGGTTCCCGTGCCGCGACCTTTGATGCTCGCGCCGCGCTTCCCGCTGCCGGCCGAGGTCGAGGTCAAGCTGCAGAACCGCGACATGTGGAGCGACTTCCACCGCATCGGCACCGAGATGATCATCACCAAGAGTGGACG ACGAATGTTCCCCTCGATGCGCCTGTCGTTCAACGGGCTCGAAGCGGACGAGAACTACTGCGTGCTGATCGAGATGGTCCCCATCAGCGACTGCCGGTTCAAGTTCAGCGGCTCGCAGTGGGTTCCGGCGGGGGGTGCCGAACCGCAGAGTCCCCAGCGCTTCTACCAGCACCCGGACAGTCCCGCCCTCGGCTCGCACTGGACGTCCCAGCCCGTCAACTTCAACAAGGTCAAGCTGACGAACAACACGCTGGACAGCAACGGTCAT ATCGTCCTCACCAGCATGCACAAGTACCAGCCCCGCATCCACGTGATCAAGGCGTCCGAGCGGGAGCACTTTGCGTGGGCGCCGCAGTCGTCCTTTACCTTCCCGGAGACCGAGTTCGTGGCCGTGACCGCCTATCAG AACGATCGCATCACCAAGCTCAAGATCGACAACAACCCGTTCGCGAAGGGATTCCGGGAATCGGGCCAGTCGCGCTGCAAGCGCAAGGCCGGCATCATGAACGGTCAGACGCGCTCGGCGGACGATTCCGCCGAAGAGTCCGGCGGTGAGTCGTCCGGCTCGAGCTGCGGTCCGGAACCGAAGCGGCGCCGCACCGAGTCCACGTCCCTCGACGATTCGGACCTGTCCGTGAGCGACAGCTCCAGCAGCGGAACCAGCTCGCCCGTCAACGTGGACGTCGTCGGAGGGTGCGCCAGTCCGCACGAGGAACTGCTCCTGCGCCATCCGTACGCCCACCAGATGCTGAACCCAGGAATGTCCGCCGGTTGGATGGACCTCATGTTCCCGTacttccagcagcagcagcaacagcaccaccaccaccaactgcCCCGCTTCAACCCGCTGCACTTGGCCACGAACGCCGTGGCGGCTGCCGCGGCCGTCAAATCGCTCGAAAAGTCCGTCGAATCGACGGGCAAGAAGCTCGGCTTCAGCATATCCGCCATCCTCGGGTACGACCGGTAA